One region of Zingiber officinale cultivar Zhangliang chromosome 7B, Zo_v1.1, whole genome shotgun sequence genomic DNA includes:
- the LOC122007071 gene encoding VQ motif-containing protein 4-like, with the protein MESSGRGSPRFAASSCCVGVSSGGVRPRFMDDGGCPTTFVQADADSFKRVVQKLTGHGMAAPPGPKKQTFKLYERRGGLKTFKAIRPPAPSIPATLSPSVLDFPSLALASPITPLVPDPFDRAAAAAVAEEERAIAEKGFYLHPPPRSAVEPPRLLSLFPVTSPTTPSASSSP; encoded by the coding sequence ATGGAATCGAGTGGTCGCGGTTCTCCTCGCTTCGCCGCCAGCAGCTGCTGCGTCGGAGTGAGCAGTGGAGGAGTCAGGCCGAGATTCATGGACGACGGCGGCTGCCCGACCACCTTCGTCCAGGCCGACGCCGATTCCTTCAAGCGGGTCGTCCAGAAGCTCACCGGCCACGGCATGGCGGCACCGCCGGGTCCCAAGAAGCAAACTTTCAAGCTCTACGAGCGCCGCGGCGGCCTCAAGACCTTCAAGGCGATCCGACCGCCGGCGCCCTCGATTCCGGCGACCCTGTCGCCGAGCGTGCTGGACTTCCCCTCGCTGGCGCTGGCGAGCCCGATCACGCCGCTGGTACCGGACCCCTTCGACCGCGCCGCGGCGGCGGCGGTTGCCGAGGAGGAGCGAGCCATCGCGGAGAAGGGATTCTACCTGCACCCGCCGCCGAGGAGCGCGGTGGAACCGCCGAGGCTTCTGTCGCTGTTCCCCGTCACCTCTCCGACGACGCCGTCCGCCAGTTCTTCACCTTGA